AGATTATCAAATGGTTAAAAATTTGTCGAAGAATCTGTCAAATAATGTGGATCTAAATATCTTTCTCCATCAAAATGCTAATTCTATAGTCACTCCATGTGAAAATAACATTCAACATCATTCTACAAACATTCATGCTGAGACAAATTCTCATCCCTCTACGAAAAGACAACGATTAGATTTATTTAAGTTCATTTCTAATAAGCATGATCCCAATGACAATACTAGTTTACCAAGAAAACTGAgataacttcaaaaaaaaaaatgcataatatatattcattcaACTTACTTTACATAGGACATCGTTTGTTTTTTTATATCTTATATACGTGTCTTtcaattatatttataattttatcacATTAATTCGTGCATCATTAAACTTCATTTAGAATGGCTCAAGATAGTCTTTACCATCTCGTTACCTATCTTATTAGCCTCTGAAAACATTGGTTGGAAAAATTCTTGTGTGGtttcaaattgtttcttatataaatcaaaacTTTGGAATGAAACAATCGAGCTCCATTTTCTCGCTGCAACAATAAATTCTAAATCATCTCTTCTAAAAGATTTGTTATCGTACACTGCATCAATCGTTTGgttcaataaatcatcatttaaaaaTAGATACTCTGTAACACCTAGAAATATTCTAAAAAGAGGTGTCGAACAAATCATATGATCGTATggatttattttcaatttgtacCAAGAATCAACGATCGATAGTAACGAAAGGTGAGAATTTGGAACTGTCGTCTTACTAGTATTTGTCATACCATTTGATAACGAAAATTTCTCCAAGATAGAATCATCTAATAGCAATAGACCCTTATGGTGGCCAAATACAAATTCCTTAGCctttttaattctttcagtCAACTCAGGTTTCTTATCCTTGTCTAAGAAGAGAGTAAATAGTTCGGTGGCACTTGTAGCGTATTGTAAAATCTGTTGGTGCGCATGTGGATTCGTGATTGCCAATCCCGCATAGACGTGccatttatttgaataaattctCAATGAGATGTTAACTTTGACGTTCTCAATGCCACCGTACCATTTATTATCGTCCAACTTCCATGGATAAACTTTTAATTCAGCCCAAGCAGCCcccattgaaagaaaagctGCATGAGTCACAGCTTGTGTGTCGGCTGTAATTCTGTCATGTTCCTGATAAGTGAGATAGACATGCTTGCTTTTTAAGCAGGAGACTAAGGACTCAACAAATCTGAAAGAATCTGGTTTAGTCGATTTATGGTTAATTAGAACCAATGGTTGGCCCTCTGTGCTAATCTTCGGACCATGTAAAGAGTGAATCGTTATAATCTCGATGTCTTCTGGTAAATATTTCTCGAAAGctttgatttcatcatttttacAACTTGTTTGACCCCCAACAATAGATCCAAGTTTCGTTGATGGGCCATAAAGTGAAGCAATTTTCGCAATATTAGACGTTTCAACACTATAAATGACATAATCACTGATTCTAGAGACATAGTGACCGTTCGGTAGTACTTTGAATCGAgaattggaatatttaGCCTTCACATCttcataaatttcttctctatCGCATGCCACTACATTCCAACCGTTTTCTGAAAAGTTGGTGGCATATAGCAAGCCCATATCACCTAGACCTATAATACCAATGGTCTTTGTTCTCTTCCATTCATCGATCTCAGCTTTTGATGCTACACTACTCATCCTATTGTATCACTCAACTTGGGTTCCGATTAACCATTTTGTGATTCATCATAgtaaaggaaaaattagcTTCGCTTTTAAAATTGGGTTATGCTTTCTCGATGAGCTTTCATCGATTTATTCTAATAGATATACAGAATATACACATGTCGTCTACACATAGATCTTCACTCGCAGTCCGCTGATGGTACGTTTCTTTAAAGTCGTTTCGAGATCTTCGGTGGACACGGGACTTTCTTCGTTATCCTCTGTGGCAATCTCATCAATTACGTCGACCGAAGTTGTGATGATCTCCACCTTTCGCTGCTTCTTCGTTTGGAAATAGCAAGCTATGGATAGCGTCTTCTCTACGGCTTTCCCCATTCCCATTATCGTTATATACTTAATATTTGCCGGTTTAGGATCCtgtaatttctttgaaatgcGCTTAATTGCACTAATGTACGGTGTCtttgatttgatatatatagtagATTTTATCTCGATATGCGATGATTCCTTTACTGTAGGATACTTTCTTACCAGTTTCGTCTTCATTGTGTGGGCCGTACTGTTGCTGCTGTAGTTTCTAACTCGGTGCTTCATCCATCGATCAATGAGTGTTCTAtacatctttcaatatgaaattttcattggtGAGGGCCCCTCCGGTCTGCAGAAATAATTAATTTAACTAGTAGAAAAAGAGACAGACATCATCTCCAATTGATATTAGCCATCGACACAGCTGGTTATACCcctttgaaagttttgcCATGAGTTCCAGAGATGTTATAAAAGAGACTGAGTATCATGCCAGATTTTCTATATGTGGGTCTAGAGACAGTTCGCGGATTTTAACTGGCGATGTAccttttgaaataataaaagCTCTTTCCAATGTGTACCCGATTCTGCTCATTTTGGATAGTTGGTTGGATTGTATACTATGGACAACTGGGGATACAGCATTAAATCTCATTAATCTTCTCTTAGTGTgcatttctttgaaatttgctGCAAGCGACACAACGGGCTCAATCTACGAAATTAGGAATCTATATATTGAATCtgccattttttttgtcctGAAATTATTAAGTTTCCAATTTCTACTCATTTCATCCATTTATTATGTCAATTCTGTCCAGGTTGATTTGAATAGATTTGAATCACCAACTGTAGACGAAATAGTCTCAACAGCAGATAGTGTCGTCAACAAATTGCGGCTAATCCATTCTCAGGTAACAAATTTAATCAAAatcgaaaattttaaagagCTCATCCTTTTTTGCATTGTATTATCTCCATTGCAATGGATATTATTGCAATTTGTTCAACTTGACACATATCTGATTTTTGTCGTAGCAGCATGTTCCTTATATCATTCTAACTGGATTCAAGTTACCATGAGAGTGATTTGGAAATGTATTTACGTCAGGATGGCGTGTTACAAACACTTGAAACGCTACATCAGTcccaaattgaaaaatattacaacGAGACAAATTTGGAAGTCAAAAATGACCGGCAGAGATGATCTTCATTCAGTTACTCTCAGAATAAAAAATACAGCTAACATTAACGACGAGTTAATCAAaactttattattaaataGGATTGGTACTGGGGAAAGTGAAGAGTACTTGGAAAACGTTTCTGAAAAGGAATTGCTACAGGTGGAATGTAACGTCATTGAATTCGAATTCATTGagaatcaaagaaaatgggGCCCAAACGGATGGATGCCAAAGCTACTGCCATACGAAGGGACAAACTTTACTTTTAGCTCATCAGAGAATAAGACGCTGTACAGATATAATGAAACACCTATAATATTTCAGGAATATATTCCTCCAAATTACTATTGGTTGGAAGATGACTGGACTAAGAAATTGTGGAAATACTATGATACAAAGTGGTCATTTATTGGACTGAATGATTCTCCTGAATGTTTCACAAGATCCCGAGAGTGGAATAGAAGGGCATATTCCATAAGAGACAATTGAATGTCACCAAAAGATAAAGGTCTCTCAATTATTCTGAAAATTCTCTTTGCTTTAAACATGCCACTAATATtgcattatctttatttcaGTAGTTTCTTATCGCTTTTCATTGTTCTACtaattaatatatatatatatatatattctttctcAATTATAAAAAAGATAACCATCTAAGCAAGTATTATTGTTTAGGCTCTGGGGCATAGTTACTCTATTTCTATCCCTGTGAGGTGGAAGTTATGTTACGAACTTCTgtgatatcaaattttgtcacCAAAAGTTCTTCAGATTAAATGATATCACTTAAATCGTCCATTGCCATTAGCTCCTGCGGTAGTTAAAAAAATGTTTACACTATATTTGCTTCGTGGATTGTTTGCTCAAACTTGTGAGTACACAATACTTTTGATTATCCATATATGTTCGCTGACCTAAATATAAATAGTTAAGCATAGTATACacgaaaaaaataaaaatggaCGAGTCCGGAATCGAACCGAAGACCTCTCCCATGCTAAGGGAGCGCGCTACCAACTACGCCACACGCCCGTAATTTCAGGTTAAGGAAATGATTAATAAAACATTAAATGACACAATCTGCACTTGAAAATCACGTGCTTCTATCGTGCAGTCCTGTCGTACAATACTATGAACGCACATCTAAGTCGAGAACGAACGAAACCCATTTTTGGATCtctaatattattttttatagaTTTAGGTAAAGAGGACGGGACATTAGCCCACCAAAACCCAGGGCCTAAGTACCCACTTGGCTTGTACTAGTCATTTCATATTATTTCCGAAAAGGggaaatattgatttttaaCTTTGTAGTTTGATTCTGATTTCAcacttcatttttttggcaTGCTACAACTAACTCATATATCTTATTTTTTACTCAATGTCATCGATCAGCGGCTGCATAGGAGAGGAAAAGGCTATTGTCGGTTATGGTAGCACCTGGGTGTTTCTTCCATTTTAAATGAAGCGAAGAGCTCTAAACAAGCTCCTTTCGagaacaattttgaaaatgccCCAAATGGAGTATCGATATGTTCAAACGGACCCAAATATGCCATTTATGCAACTATTCATGATGCCTACATCAAGACATACGATGTATTGTAATCCTCACCAGGATATGCTATCATATGGCGGCACTTTCGGCTTGGAAATCAATTTATACATTGCAAGCCAAGGTGGGCGCAATATCAATATGGTTTTCCAATTCCAGGGAAACAATTGCCGGTGTGAGTTAAATCACGCCCCCCTTCTAATCAACTACCAGGCATTGAGTTGGCGCCTGATACAAGGTCTTAGAAAAGTTCCATTCCAATCCTATCCAGTGGCCAAATGCCGGACTGTTACAGATATCTCATTTACACAGCATAGCAGTTGTAGTGAAAGTATGGCAGACCTTACTATGATCACAACTGTAGATGAGTTTGAGACATAgttaagaaaattttgccGTTTCTTTTAGGAACGCAATTTAGGTCACACTATCCCAGATAAAAAAGGTTGTACTACTGGGGTATTAGACCGTGAAAGGGTGTGCATTACACAGACtttcaattgtttcatACCTACTAAATACCACACCAAGTGGTTCAAAGATATGCTATGTGTCCACCACTACGAACCATCCGATGTGATTATGAATGTCCTCAGTAAGACAGACAGAAACGAACCGGGACAAGATATTTATGATGAATAAGCGAATGTCTCTTATGatggaaaaattgatgttttcgtcttcaaaaaaaaattcaacttTAGTGAGAAAGGCTGTTGAACATGATCTTATGATCCCAGAGAAGATCATCGTCAAACGAATCGTTGACAACTTGAAGAGTCAATTTACTGTCAACGCTTTCTATCATTCCCGCATGGGGGAACTTTTACTAGATGACATTTTGGCTAGGATTAATTACTTGGCTACGGAAGTCATCATCAAATGTACTCCAGCTACTTCAGCTGAAGGCGTGAACTGTGGTTATTGTGACAAGATGGGATGTACTACAAATGTATGTCCTGACATCAAACTTTTGGAAGAATCCTCTGAATCTTCGAATAAGGCTTCTAGTAAAACGGCTGCTAAGACAACAAGTAAGGCTTCCACAACCTCGAAAAAGAAGGTCGCCATCTTCAAACGAAGACTGCAGATGATGCACAGTTTCTTCGACTTAATTGTGAATTGGAGACATATCTAAACGATTATGTCATTCTCGATTCCGGGGCTGTAGTTTCAGTCgtaaaagattcaaaatatatattttgcaaaattACGAATccaattgataaattattcGGCTCTGGGAGCGAGGAACTACCCGTTGAAGCTTCCCGTACTATGGCTCAACAAGCAATCACACTCAATCCGAGTGCTTACACCTAAAGCTGCTACTTATAACCTAGTCATTTGGAATGCTTTTAGGAAAAGCGGAAGTAATCACTGATACCAGCGGAAGTCGTCTTATTTACAAATCAGATGAGGTCTTGGCTCCATTAGAAATGATTGGCCCGTATATGTGCATTCACATACACCAGCTGCTGCTTCATCTCGAAAGCAAGCAGATAAAACGTAATGACAAAAATTCTACTAGCAGAGTTCACAATTTCGTGTAAAAATTCTACAAGAATTTTTACATCGTATTTTGGTCACTTAAATTTCAAGGATATTCGCAAGTGGATAGAAAAAGGCATGATTCAGAATATCACTTCCGATAACATTGACTGGAGTGGAATTGGTAAGTTTCAATGCAAGGAATATCTAGCTGGTAAGAGGCGTCGCCACAAACACAGTTTTGATCACAGTTGAAGGATCAACAGTTTTATGAACCATTTCAGTATATCCATACTGATTCGTTTGGTCCAATGTCGGGTGTATAAGCCACTACTCCTATGTACTTTATTAGTTTCGTagattaaaatatttgctTTCGATGGGCAAATTGGCCACGAACTAAAAGTGCGGAACACATTTTATTAGTGTTCCCCAAGCTGGTGACTTTTATCAGAACACAGTTCTCAACGAGAGTGCAAGCCTTTCAAATGGACCATGATTTCGAGTATAGAAATGAGTTATTATAtgttttcttcattgataAAGGtattaaatcaatttaCAATACCGCTGCTGACTCCGCTTCAAATGGTGTAGCTGAACGTACAAACTTGTTGTGCCTGAATTACTGTCGTACATTACTCAAGGCTataaatttaccaaataatatGCCGTATTACGCAGTCGAATCAGCTACTCTTATCAGAAATACgatgataaattcaagTATAAATGACTCGCCACAAGCCAAGGCTGGTTTGGAAGGACCCGATATAAAAACTATTCTTCCACTTGGTCAAGAGGGGGTCGTTCATAGCCATGTCACAGGTAGCAGCTAGAGCCAAGGGGTGACTTCGGATTTGCCTTGTGTCCATCTAAGGGGTATTTTAGATATCTTCTATATATGCCTTCAAAGTACAAGGTGGTCGACACTGTGAATTATGCATTTGTCAAGTACTCCCCTGCCCTTGTAAACAATCAGGCTGCTATTGTATTTGCTTCCGTACTCAGTGACTGCAACAAGTTTATTCTTGAATCAATCAGTTCTGACGAAGTTGACAATCAAACTTGATTGTACCACCCCAGCACAGGAAGGGCTATCCTCATTGGGTCGTATCACCGAGGATATACCTTCAATTCATAGATGACAGATGGCGTACATTGACCGATAGAAGTCTTTTCCTCTCTTGGGGTTTTGCTAATCGATGACATTATAGTAATAAATAAGATCTAAGAATTAGTTATAGTATAcgaaacaaaaataaagtgTGAAATTCGAATTAAACCATACAGTAAAAACCAATATTCgtctaattttttttttcattctaAAGTCATTATTTAAACTCCATATGGGTGCTCTGTTATATCATCCGCTTGCTGTCTCCATTCTTCGTATACAGGATTTTCGGCGACAGGCGACAGCATGCCTTGGCTGATATGGAATACTGCACTGTGGTATGAAAGCCATACTAGCACCCGTAAGGTGATGTGAGTCCCCCACACCCAGATGAGTAGCAGCTCCCACTGCCGGATGCTGCTGAGGTGACCAGCCACGTCGCCGCATTGGGCCCCACGACTAAGTTGCCGATCCATGTACCACCGTGCGTCATCTTGACTGTGTACGTGTCGCACAGGTCCCTATTGCCCATGTACTTATCGAATGCATATTCAAGTGAGCCCGCAATAGTCTTAGTGAGCGCTGTAGAGCTACAGTCGCCACTGTCTGCCCAGTATTTATAGTAGACACCATTGTAACTACCAGTAACCGGCCCACACTTGTCACCATGAACATAGTCATATATGACAGTTGCTATGGACCACCACAATGATACATTTTCGTATATAACCCTGCAGACCGTCTCAGTCAAAACTTCTGACAGACATGGCACGACGTCTGTACGCTTATCAAGGTTCGTGCCACTTGAAATAACGACAGTGTAGTTATCGGTACCCGCTGGATCAGGCAAGTATACGAATAACTCTGACGAGTACGTTTGGTTGCCTGAACTCTCTGAGTCTGTAATGGTTGAGTTCGGACTGATGTCAGTCGTGGTAAGATACTTAGCTTGGACTTCTAAGGCCTGGTCAGGTCCCGCTACTATTCCTAGGGCAGCAGTTCGTTTAGTTACCTGAAATAACGCGATAGTTAACCAGCAAATAAACGACGATAgtttcattaataataaatctaCTGAAGAGGTTAAAGGCCAGTAGATTAGGTACAATGACTAAGTAAATGAAAGTAGTTAAAAGTCGTCTACGCAGGGATGTTGGCATGTGTTTACTATCTTTCTATATACAGGGCGTCCTCAataaaagaggaaaagatGTTCTCTCGATGCTAGATAATGTCTATTTATACCTTATAAATTCATGACTCTTGTCAACGacatgatgaa
The genomic region above belongs to Kazachstania africana CBS 2517 chromosome 7, complete genome and contains:
- the KAFR0G02160 gene encoding uncharacterized protein: MKLSSFICWLTIALFQVTKRTAALGIVAGPDQALEVQAKYLTTTDISPNSTITDSESSGNQTYSSELFVYLPDPAGTDNYTVVISSGTNLDKRTDVVPCLSEVLTETVCRVIYENVSLWWSIATVIYDYVHGDKCGPVTGSYNGVYYKYWADSGDCSSTALTKTIAGSLEYAFDKYMGNRDLCDTYTVKMTHGGTWIGNLVVGPNAATWLVTSAASGSGSCYSSGCGGLTSPYGC
- the PEX32 gene encoding Pex32p (similar to Saccharomyces cerevisiae PEX32 (YBR168W); ancestral locus Anc_8.592); this translates as MSSRDVIKETEYHARFSICGSRDSSRILTGDVPFEIIKALSNVYPILLILDSWLDCILWTTGDTALNLINLLLVCISLKFAASDTTGSIYEIRNLYIESAIFFVLKLLSFQFLLISSIYYVNSVQVDLNRFESPTVDEIVSTADSVVNKLRLIHSQVTNLIKIENFKELILFCIVLSPLQWILLQFVQLDTYLIFVVAACSLYHSNWIQVTMRVIWKCIYVRMACYKHLKRYISPKLKNITTRQIWKSKMTGRDDLHSVTLRIKNTANINDELIKTLLLNRIGTGESEEYLENVSEKELLQVECNVIEFEFIENQRKWGPNGWMPKLLPYEGTNFTFSSSENKTLYRYNETPIIFQEYIPPNYYWLEDDWTKKLWKYYDTKWSFIGLNDSPECFTRSREWNRRAYSIRDN
- the TYR1 gene encoding prephenate dehydrogenase (NADP(+)) (similar to Saccharomyces cerevisiae TYR1 (YBR166C); ancestral locus Anc_8.595), yielding MSSVASKAEIDEWKRTKTIGIIGLGDMGLLYATNFSENGWNVVACDREEIYEDVKAKYSNSRFKVLPNGHYVSRISDYVIYSVETSNIAKIASLYGPSTKLGSIVGGQTSCKNDEIKAFEKYLPEDIEIITIHSLHGPKISTEGQPLVLINHKSTKPDSFRFVESLVSCLKSKHVYLTYQEHDRITADTQAVTHAAFLSMGAAWAELKVYPWKLDDNKWYGGIENVKVNISLRIYSNKWHVYAGLAITNPHAHQQILQYATSATELFTLFLDKDKKPELTERIKKAKEFVFGHHKGLLLLDDSILEKFSLSNGMTNTSKTTVPNSHLSLLSIVDSWYKLKINPYDHMICSTPLFRIFLGVTEYLFLNDDLLNQTIDAVYDNKSFRRDDLEFIVAARKWSSIVSFQSFDLYKKQFETTQEFFQPMFSEANKIGNEMVKTILSHSK
- the POP7 gene encoding ribonuclease P/MRP protein subunit POP7 (similar to Saccharomyces cerevisiae POP7 (YBR167C); ancestral locus Anc_8.593), which produces MKHRVRNYSSNSTAHTMKTKLVRKYPTVKESSHIEIKSTIYIKSKTPYISAIKRISKKLQDPKPANIKYITIMGMGKAVEKTLSIACYFQTKKQRKVEIITTSVDVIDEIATEDNEESPVSTEDLETTLKKRTISGLRVKIYV